In one window of Rhodospirillaceae bacterium DNA:
- a CDS encoding shikimate dehydrogenase, whose translation MANNNTIKAGVIGWPVSHSLSPRLHGFWLKKYGIDGTYDPIAVEPEKLESRLKSLSEQGFAGTNVTVPHKEAALRAVDEIDDHARRIGAVNTIVVLTDGRLRGSNTDGFGFLENLKAGAPEWRAEEGPAIILGAGGASRAVAAALVDAGVPEISLVNRTESRATEVAQEIGGPIKIIPWNQREDVLEDATVVVNTTILGMVGKPPLELSLKLLPKAALVTDIVYAPLETTLLKDARAQGNPTVDGLGMLLHQARPGFAAWFGQEPEVTLELRSHVLAGMAG comes from the coding sequence ATGGCAAACAACAATACAATCAAAGCAGGTGTCATAGGGTGGCCGGTAAGCCATTCTTTGTCACCCCGCCTGCATGGGTTTTGGCTCAAGAAATACGGCATTGATGGAACGTATGATCCTATCGCTGTCGAACCCGAAAAATTAGAGAGCAGGCTCAAATCATTAAGTGAACAGGGGTTCGCTGGCACCAACGTAACCGTTCCCCATAAAGAAGCTGCCTTACGAGCTGTTGATGAAATTGATGATCATGCTCGGCGGATTGGGGCTGTGAATACAATTGTTGTGCTTACGGATGGACGCCTTAGGGGCAGCAATACGGATGGCTTCGGATTCCTGGAAAATTTAAAAGCCGGCGCGCCTGAATGGCGCGCCGAAGAAGGGCCTGCCATAATCCTAGGCGCTGGCGGTGCATCAAGAGCAGTCGCCGCAGCTTTAGTTGATGCAGGTGTCCCCGAAATTAGCCTGGTTAATCGAACGGAGTCTCGCGCAACGGAAGTTGCCCAAGAAATCGGCGGACCTATAAAAATAATTCCTTGGAATCAGCGCGAAGATGTTTTGGAAGATGCAACAGTGGTGGTCAATACAACGATATTGGGAATGGTCGGCAAACCACCGCTTGAATTGTCGTTAAAACTATTACCCAAAGCCGCCTTGGTGACGGACATTGTTTATGCGCCGCTGGAGACAACTCTGCTGAAAGATGCAAGAGCACAAGGCAATCCAACCGTGGATGGATTGGGAATGTTATTGCATCAAGCACGTCCTGGTTTCGCCGCTTGGTTTGGCCAGGAGCCCGAAGTCACACTTGAACTTCGGAGCCACGTTCTCGCAGGTATGGCAGGCTAG
- a CDS encoding dephospho-CoA kinase, with amino-acid sequence MVILGLTGSIAMGKTEAAKAFRRLGVHVHDADKVVHGLMARGGLAVDQVQALFPESVKDGRVDRTALGQRVFGDADDLRNLEAILHPLVHKAERRFLSAAARRGEKIVVLDIPLLFETGGEGRCDLVAVVTAPTRIQHARVLNRPGMTADRLLKILDRQMPDAEKCERANFIIPTGLGHALSLRVIKNIVRVVRTIPTQKWRPGYGS; translated from the coding sequence ATGGTGATACTCGGCCTGACCGGATCCATCGCCATGGGTAAAACCGAAGCCGCTAAAGCTTTTCGCCGTTTGGGCGTTCATGTCCATGATGCAGATAAAGTAGTTCATGGATTGATGGCGCGCGGTGGTTTGGCGGTGGATCAGGTTCAGGCTTTGTTTCCGGAGTCCGTGAAGGATGGGCGGGTTGATCGCACAGCATTGGGGCAACGGGTATTCGGTGACGCCGACGATTTGCGAAATCTAGAAGCCATCTTGCATCCCTTGGTTCATAAGGCGGAGCGTCGTTTTTTATCGGCGGCAGCACGGCGCGGCGAGAAAATCGTCGTTTTGGATATTCCGTTGTTATTTGAAACGGGCGGCGAGGGTCGGTGTGATCTTGTTGCTGTTGTGACGGCACCGACGCGAATTCAACACGCCCGCGTTTTAAATCGTCCCGGCATGACCGCCGACCGACTTTTAAAAATTCTTGATCGTCAAATGCCAGACGCTGAAAAATGCGAACGGGCTAATTTTATTATACCGACCGGATTGGGCCACGCTCTCAGCTTGCGCGTGATTAAGAACATCGTCAGAGTGGTACGAACCATACCAACGCAAAAATGGCGACCGGGCTATGGCAGCTAA